A genome region from Deinococcus yavapaiensis KR-236 includes the following:
- a CDS encoding ADP-ribosylglycohydrolase family protein: protein MTDPLLTPFLDVGTPPPSSLVVLRSLAVADALGAATEFQRPEDIAARLPRVTGYHEGSPFGFAPGEATDDTQMTVATLLGYASGRGLTGVLNALRTWAGSDPPDVGTLTRAALRVGRVNGGVRAWEASGRTSAGNGGLMRVAAVFIAGMRGESLLHEAARVTALTHADPRCVLASVFLVAFLEALEARVPYAAAAEWALSCARTVDVPMALRDLLDEHDAQGYAALVPDAFASVESAVRGGLRGEAPSQSGFVLDTLRAAVARANGESWMDCVASVVLRGEDSDTVACVVGAILGARGLEAPAHLLPALRLGHDWPGWSRAWPCDAHFERVVRDAWQGAPFSRAPLVPSLDEDPAVVASALRRVWRAWAAGAWTCNVVHPEYAWPDGSTQDGAWLLSSPLLAHLAGWNTTEVRQWDVDVPWGFLVSFDGRFAARHEWQFPYSAMWSADNPFRGVHEVRVSDVRALHGVRWERRASFSHWLDAPTAGCDSSAPWPHGDRPDVNDAFRQAARTVGSERPVLSAGELTQALQDARVALRASPSRGGAGITDVRRRTLGSAQCTLRRAPHWQATERGAYVPLAASHWHFQAQPSHRAVRAAMTEGWWDERRADRLRFSSGEGAVDVRMLPHPRLLQRARRGGGWFVALLEGGLWLDTFEDPAALHGQLERYVDVPRLALLRSPARAAFDASTARLAASLMGASLAEVFRVQSAPSWRDAPPAEETVRNASALALAALAALLRAHEDGALGELLPPHDRRGDTYRAFALPFEAPSAPHVLVRFLADGGEIILARDATERFVVTTNEAILLDLLPDEDLPSGSVRTAASWSAALTLLDAYPWPLFTPSDVHPDVRTRLERAAAARGAALRTPWEER, encoded by the coding sequence ATGACCGACCCGCTGCTCACGCCTTTCCTCGACGTCGGCACGCCTCCCCCGTCATCGCTCGTCGTGCTGCGTTCCCTCGCGGTCGCGGACGCGCTCGGCGCCGCCACGGAATTTCAACGCCCGGAGGACATCGCGGCGCGCTTGCCGCGCGTCACGGGATACCACGAAGGGTCCCCATTCGGATTCGCGCCCGGTGAAGCAACGGACGACACGCAGATGACGGTCGCGACGCTACTCGGGTACGCGAGCGGCCGCGGTCTCACGGGCGTGCTGAACGCGCTGCGCACCTGGGCAGGAAGCGACCCGCCGGACGTTGGGACGCTCACCCGCGCAGCGTTGCGCGTCGGTCGCGTCAACGGTGGGGTGCGTGCGTGGGAAGCGTCCGGGCGCACGTCGGCAGGCAACGGCGGGTTGATGCGCGTCGCGGCGGTGTTCATCGCGGGCATGCGCGGCGAGTCGCTGTTGCACGAAGCGGCGCGCGTCACGGCCCTCACGCACGCCGATCCGCGGTGCGTGCTCGCCAGCGTGTTCCTCGTGGCGTTCCTCGAAGCGCTCGAAGCGCGTGTGCCGTACGCCGCGGCCGCTGAGTGGGCGCTTTCGTGCGCGCGCACCGTGGACGTACCGATGGCGCTGCGAGATCTGCTCGACGAGCACGACGCGCAAGGGTACGCGGCGCTCGTCCCGGACGCCTTCGCGTCCGTCGAAAGCGCGGTGCGCGGTGGGCTGCGCGGCGAAGCGCCCTCCCAGTCGGGGTTCGTGTTGGACACGCTGCGCGCGGCCGTCGCGCGCGCAAACGGCGAGTCGTGGATGGACTGCGTGGCGTCGGTGGTGCTGCGCGGCGAGGACAGCGACACGGTCGCGTGCGTCGTCGGCGCGATCCTCGGCGCGCGCGGCTTGGAAGCGCCCGCGCACTTGCTGCCCGCGTTGCGACTCGGGCATGACTGGCCAGGCTGGTCGCGCGCGTGGCCGTGCGACGCGCACTTCGAACGCGTCGTGCGTGACGCGTGGCAGGGCGCGCCGTTTTCCCGCGCGCCGCTCGTGCCGAGCTTGGATGAAGACCCGGCGGTCGTGGCGAGCGCGTTGCGGCGCGTGTGGCGCGCGTGGGCGGCCGGCGCGTGGACGTGCAACGTCGTGCACCCCGAGTACGCGTGGCCGGACGGCTCGACGCAGGACGGCGCGTGGTTGCTGTCGTCGCCGTTACTCGCGCACCTCGCCGGGTGGAACACCACCGAGGTGCGGCAGTGGGACGTGGACGTCCCGTGGGGCTTCCTGGTGTCTTTCGACGGGCGCTTCGCGGCGCGACACGAATGGCAATTCCCGTACTCAGCGATGTGGAGCGCGGACAATCCCTTCCGCGGCGTGCACGAAGTCCGCGTTTCGGACGTGCGCGCCTTGCACGGCGTTCGCTGGGAGCGACGCGCATCCTTCTCGCATTGGCTCGACGCGCCCACCGCCGGGTGTGATTCGAGCGCGCCGTGGCCGCACGGCGACCGACCCGACGTGAACGACGCGTTCCGGCAGGCCGCGCGAACGGTGGGTTCCGAACGGCCCGTCCTGAGCGCGGGCGAACTCACCCAGGCGCTGCAAGACGCGCGCGTCGCGTTGCGCGCCTCGCCGTCACGAGGCGGCGCGGGCATCACGGACGTGCGGCGCCGCACGCTCGGCTCCGCGCAGTGCACGCTGCGCCGCGCGCCGCACTGGCAAGCGACGGAACGCGGCGCGTACGTGCCGCTCGCCGCCTCGCACTGGCACTTTCAAGCGCAACCGTCGCACCGCGCCGTGCGCGCCGCCATGACAGAGGGGTGGTGGGATGAACGGCGCGCCGATCGCTTGCGCTTCTCGAGCGGTGAAGGAGCGGTCGACGTGCGCATGCTGCCTCACCCGCGCTTGTTGCAGCGCGCACGGCGGGGCGGTGGGTGGTTCGTGGCGCTCCTCGAAGGCGGCCTCTGGCTCGACACCTTCGAGGATCCCGCCGCGTTACACGGTCAACTCGAACGGTACGTCGACGTGCCGCGCTTGGCGTTGCTGCGCTCTCCCGCCCGCGCCGCGTTCGACGCGAGCACGGCGCGCCTCGCCGCGTCTTTGATGGGGGCGAGCCTCGCGGAAGTGTTCCGTGTGCAGTCCGCGCCCAGTTGGCGTGACGCGCCGCCCGCCGAGGAGACCGTGCGAAACGCGAGCGCCCTTGCGCTCGCGGCGCTCGCAGCGTTGCTGCGCGCGCACGAGGACGGCGCGCTCGGCGAGTTGCTGCCGCCGCATGATCGACGCGGCGACACGTACCGCGCGTTCGCCCTGCCGTTCGAAGCGCCGTCCGCGCCGCACGTGCTCGTGCGGTTCCTCGCGGACGGCGGTGAGATCATCCTCGCGCGCGACGCGACCGAACGGTTCGTCGTGACGACGAACGAAGCGATCCTGCTCGATTTGCTGCCCGACGAGGACTTGCCGAGCGGAAGCGTTCGCACGGCCGCGTCGTGGTCGGCGGCGTTGACGCTGCTCGACGCGTACCCGTGGCCGCTTTTTACGCCGAGCGACGTGCATCCGGACGTGCGCACGCGCCTCGAACGCGCGGCGGCTGCGCGCGGCGCGGCGCTGCGCACGCCGTGGGAGGAGCGATGA
- a CDS encoding DUF262 domain-containing protein, producing the protein MSAKIHGAEYPVQKIFSDDFTFTIPLYQRPYSWTTEQAGELLEDLLTALDNAQEPYFLGSIVLIKTDGRADAEVIDGQQRLTTLTILLAALRDSLQEAGHAAASSLNKYVFQQGDVFTGTPDKPRLTLRERDAAFFRTHIQDARGFHGVSEQLPDPQRHLRGNYELFKSRLNALAVSVRTQLASFVLTNCFLVAVSTPTMESAYRIFSVMNDRGLDLSHTDILKSEVIGAIPAAQREQYTTIWEELEQTLGRDHFESVFKHLRTVVRKIKPQDTLLKEFRTFVRPHEDPVAFIERYLQPYALAYSTLRDCAYESVQAAEDINALLEWLGRVDNEDWVPPALVFFVQHQHQPALLLQFFTRLERLAAGMMIFRANINERINRYAALLTALEQGNALAAGSPLDLTAEECHKVVRALDGDVYNATKIRTYILLRLDAALSGGGARYDHKTISIEHVLPQNPRVGSTWLQWFPDVQERDRAVHRLGNLVLLSKSKNSQAGTFDFDKKKSVYFRARDGVSPFALTTQVLMEAEWTPNVLHRRQRALVQLLMNVWQLGVLRDAVS; encoded by the coding sequence ATGAGCGCGAAAATCCACGGAGCGGAGTACCCGGTTCAAAAGATCTTCAGTGACGACTTCACCTTCACGATTCCGTTGTACCAACGCCCGTATTCCTGGACGACCGAGCAAGCCGGCGAGTTGCTCGAAGACCTGTTGACGGCGCTCGACAACGCGCAAGAACCGTACTTTCTCGGCAGCATCGTCCTCATCAAGACGGACGGCCGAGCGGACGCCGAAGTGATCGACGGTCAGCAACGCCTCACGACCTTGACGATTCTTCTCGCAGCGCTTCGCGATTCACTGCAAGAAGCAGGACATGCCGCGGCCAGCAGCTTGAACAAGTACGTGTTTCAGCAAGGTGACGTGTTCACGGGCACGCCGGATAAACCACGCTTGACATTACGCGAACGCGACGCCGCGTTTTTCCGCACGCACATTCAAGACGCGCGCGGCTTTCACGGTGTTTCAGAGCAGCTGCCCGATCCGCAGCGTCACTTGCGCGGCAACTACGAGTTGTTCAAATCGCGGCTCAACGCGTTGGCGGTGTCCGTGCGCACGCAACTCGCGTCGTTCGTCCTGACCAACTGCTTTCTCGTCGCGGTGTCCACGCCCACCATGGAGTCCGCGTACCGCATTTTCAGCGTTATGAACGACCGCGGCTTGGACTTGTCGCACACGGACATCCTCAAATCGGAAGTGATCGGAGCGATTCCAGCGGCGCAACGCGAGCAGTACACCACCATTTGGGAGGAACTCGAGCAGACCCTCGGCCGCGATCACTTCGAAAGCGTCTTCAAGCACCTACGCACGGTCGTCCGTAAGATCAAACCGCAAGACACGCTGCTCAAAGAGTTCCGGACGTTCGTTCGCCCGCACGAAGACCCCGTCGCGTTCATCGAACGGTACTTGCAACCGTACGCTTTGGCGTACTCGACGTTGCGTGACTGCGCGTACGAAAGCGTGCAAGCCGCGGAGGACATCAACGCCCTCTTGGAATGGCTGGGCCGCGTCGACAACGAAGATTGGGTGCCGCCAGCGTTGGTGTTCTTCGTGCAGCATCAACATCAACCGGCCTTGCTGCTGCAGTTCTTCACGCGTTTGGAGCGCCTCGCGGCCGGCATGATGATTTTCCGCGCGAACATCAACGAGCGCATCAATCGCTACGCGGCGTTACTCACCGCGTTGGAGCAAGGCAACGCGCTCGCTGCTGGCAGTCCGCTCGACCTCACGGCCGAGGAGTGCCACAAGGTGGTGCGCGCCTTGGATGGCGACGTGTACAACGCCACGAAAATCCGCACGTACATTTTGCTGCGCCTCGACGCGGCCTTGTCCGGCGGAGGCGCTCGGTACGACCACAAGACGATCAGCATCGAGCACGTGCTGCCACAAAATCCACGCGTCGGCAGCACGTGGCTGCAGTGGTTTCCGGACGTGCAAGAGCGGGACCGCGCGGTGCATCGTCTCGGCAACCTCGTGCTGCTGTCGAAGTCGAAGAACAGCCAAGCGGGCACGTTCGACTTCGACAAGAAGAAGAGTGTTTACTTCCGCGCGCGTGACGGCGTGTCGCCATTCGCGCTCACCACGCAGGTGCTGATGGAAGCTGAGTGGACGCCGAACGTGCTGCACCGCCGGCAACGCGCGCTGGTGCAGTTGTTGATGAACGTCTGGCAGCTTGGTGTGCTTCGAGACGCCGTATCGTAA
- a CDS encoding BrxA family protein — MAALNELYQAGTNLGFRLAETTEVARLLLAGLGEDDVLREAVERDLFGVRSPASRRTLARALLTRLQGVPRDVLELLVDGDSTSRRLANFALVLREHRLLREFIADVALERAPSAQPTLTRGDLGAFLARKQVQEPTVGAWSDATLKRVRTRLVELLLAAGLLEIEDRRTYRLLTSRVPKPLQAALRGANLSPLLPLLLDPHA, encoded by the coding sequence ATGGCCGCGTTGAACGAGCTTTACCAGGCGGGCACGAACCTGGGCTTCCGCCTCGCGGAAACCACGGAAGTCGCGCGCCTGCTCCTCGCGGGCCTTGGCGAGGACGACGTGCTGCGCGAAGCGGTGGAACGCGACCTCTTCGGGGTGCGCTCTCCCGCGAGTCGCCGCACCCTCGCGCGGGCGCTCCTCACGCGCCTGCAGGGCGTGCCGCGCGACGTGCTCGAACTGCTGGTGGACGGCGATTCGACTTCGCGGCGCCTCGCGAACTTCGCGCTCGTGCTGCGCGAGCACCGCTTGCTGCGTGAGTTCATCGCGGACGTCGCCCTCGAACGCGCGCCGTCCGCGCAACCGACCCTCACGCGCGGCGACCTCGGCGCCTTCCTCGCGCGCAAGCAAGTGCAAGAACCCACGGTCGGCGCGTGGAGTGACGCGACCCTCAAGCGGGTGCGCACGCGCCTCGTCGAACTGCTCCTCGCGGCAGGCCTCCTCGAAATCGAAGATCGCCGCACGTACCGCCTTCTGACTTCCCGCGTCCCGAAACCCCTCCAAGCGGCGTTACGAGGCGCGAACCTCTCTCCCCTGCTTCCCCTGCTACTCGATCCTCATGCGTGA
- a CDS encoding tetratricopeptide repeat protein translates to MLTLLGVTAIASAGGAWWYTQEGFSQAPDTTAVVFTDAVRAGEYGRAYDLLTPRSRTALTFSQFQQLIRAFQQRLPADSSGVTVVKDDGFFARGATLTLHGETRAVQRVTRATPPLRLQLENGRWRVVATNLYAHAMVALLPDLRDLIPPNRPGEQHFGSRSDIDRAVATEKAKGDELLRRVNTWHLRAVAFDDSFKAQGLLKEAAALRQALDPALVEAARRARTAASRDRLNDLMIQAFVAFNMYDNERAAAIYRQVLASPLATQKQRSDAQGGLEEIAGRNRTKAHWASLEQANRAYDRAEHQKAIAILQELLAEDDLTVEQRAQVNYLLSFAYRDFEDVPNNMQKAIDAARAATDADPSNGEYWCNLGDRLRQYKVHGESTRAFLRGISRASTSKVKADCYVYYGWNLYEDDDYDGARAAWEKAVDLDPQNPDALRALNQ, encoded by the coding sequence GTGCTCACGTTGCTGGGCGTCACGGCAATCGCAAGTGCTGGCGGCGCGTGGTGGTACACGCAAGAAGGCTTTTCGCAAGCGCCGGACACGACGGCCGTCGTCTTCACGGACGCCGTGCGCGCGGGTGAGTACGGGCGGGCGTACGACCTTCTCACGCCACGCAGTCGAACGGCCCTTACGTTTTCGCAATTTCAGCAACTCATCCGGGCCTTTCAGCAGCGCCTGCCGGCCGACTCGTCTGGCGTCACGGTCGTGAAAGACGACGGTTTCTTCGCGCGTGGGGCGACGTTGACGTTGCACGGCGAAACGCGCGCCGTGCAACGCGTGACGCGAGCCACGCCGCCACTGCGACTGCAACTTGAGAACGGCCGTTGGCGAGTGGTCGCCACGAACTTGTACGCACACGCAATGGTTGCGTTGCTGCCAGATTTGCGCGACTTGATTCCGCCGAATCGACCGGGTGAGCAGCACTTCGGTTCTCGCTCGGACATCGATCGGGCTGTCGCGACGGAGAAAGCGAAAGGTGACGAGTTGCTGCGCCGCGTCAACACGTGGCATCTGCGAGCCGTTGCGTTCGACGATTCCTTTAAAGCGCAAGGCCTTCTCAAGGAAGCGGCGGCGTTACGGCAAGCGCTTGACCCGGCGCTCGTGGAAGCGGCGCGGCGCGCACGAACGGCGGCGTCTCGGGATCGCTTGAACGACTTGATGATTCAAGCGTTCGTCGCATTCAACATGTACGACAACGAACGCGCCGCTGCGATTTACCGGCAGGTGCTGGCCAGTCCGCTCGCGACGCAAAAGCAACGTTCGGACGCACAAGGAGGCCTTGAGGAGATCGCGGGTAGGAACCGCACGAAAGCCCATTGGGCGTCGCTGGAGCAAGCCAACCGCGCGTACGACCGGGCCGAGCATCAAAAAGCCATTGCCATCTTGCAGGAGTTGCTCGCTGAAGACGACCTCACGGTCGAGCAGCGCGCTCAAGTGAACTACTTGTTGTCCTTCGCGTACCGAGACTTCGAAGACGTGCCGAACAACATGCAAAAAGCCATTGACGCCGCGCGCGCCGCCACGGACGCTGACCCTTCAAACGGCGAGTACTGGTGTAACTTGGGCGACCGCTTACGTCAATACAAAGTGCACGGTGAGTCGACGCGCGCGTTTCTGCGTGGTATCTCACGTGCGTCGACCAGTAAAGTCAAAGCTGACTGCTACGTGTACTACGGTTGGAACTTGTACGAAGACGACGATTACGACGGCGCTCGGGCCGCGTGGGAGAAAGCCGTCGACCTCGATCCTCAAAACCCGGACGCGTTGAGAGCCTTGAATCAGTGA
- a CDS encoding RNB domain-containing ribonuclease: MLATVDSLVVFKRQPARVVRVAKKVELEGPLGTARVRLKDVTVLHPGPVDDVRTLRAPSVDPQDVWDVLDGQAAPLRDVAELAFGAFTPETALAVWHLVDDGTYFTLRADRVEPVPAEVLERRREAARRADAEARDWQAFLDGLREGRVTTRRLLADVEALAFGRATTSRVLAALERPQTPQAAHALLLDVGAWDAFVNPHPVRHGVVAHAPTLPTPSWLPDARVDLSHLDALAIDDADTAYPDDAISFERLAGGWRVWVHVADVAALVPAGSDLDGEARARGATLYLPEGVSPMLPRDVSHEVALGLTEASNALSVAVTLDEAFEPQRAEVLLTRVRVTRVSYEDAQARLDAGDALLTLLARFAAARRAAREAAGAILIDWPSVRVRVHDHAVRFEPEVRLESHRVVEEAMLLAGWGAAAWAAERHLALPFVTQHAPFTRPNGEGLALQFARRRASKRTTFAFTPAPHAGIGVNAYARVTSPLRRYEDLAAHQQLRAALLEERASSGRDALARVLVADAGANAVKAAQRDSTAHWTMVHLQALDAWEGDAHVVGRRGKRAVVFVPAFGLEVLMKLDEPVGSHVRVHLDRVDIPNLRATFRVVSSEAA, encoded by the coding sequence ATGCTCGCAACCGTCGATAGCCTCGTGGTGTTCAAACGTCAACCCGCCCGTGTCGTGCGCGTCGCGAAGAAAGTCGAGCTGGAAGGCCCGCTCGGCACGGCCCGCGTGCGCCTCAAGGACGTCACGGTGCTGCACCCCGGCCCCGTTGACGACGTGCGCACCCTGCGCGCGCCGAGCGTCGACCCGCAGGACGTGTGGGACGTACTCGACGGGCAAGCGGCGCCGCTGCGCGACGTCGCGGAACTCGCGTTCGGGGCGTTCACGCCGGAAACAGCGCTCGCCGTGTGGCACCTCGTGGATGACGGAACGTACTTCACCCTCCGCGCGGACCGCGTTGAGCCCGTGCCCGCCGAGGTGCTCGAGCGGCGTCGCGAAGCAGCGCGGCGAGCGGACGCTGAGGCGCGCGATTGGCAAGCGTTCCTCGACGGGTTGCGTGAAGGGCGCGTCACGACCCGCCGCCTGCTCGCGGACGTCGAAGCGCTCGCGTTCGGTCGCGCGACCACGTCGCGTGTGCTCGCCGCGCTCGAGCGACCGCAAACGCCGCAAGCGGCGCACGCGCTGCTGCTCGACGTCGGCGCGTGGGACGCGTTCGTCAATCCGCACCCCGTGCGGCACGGGGTGGTCGCGCACGCGCCGACGCTTCCGACGCCGTCGTGGCTACCGGACGCGCGCGTCGACCTGTCTCACCTCGACGCGCTCGCGATCGACGACGCGGACACCGCGTACCCCGACGACGCCATCAGCTTCGAGCGCCTCGCGGGCGGGTGGCGCGTGTGGGTGCACGTCGCGGACGTCGCGGCGCTCGTGCCCGCCGGCAGCGACCTCGACGGGGAAGCCCGCGCGCGCGGCGCGACGCTCTACCTGCCGGAAGGGGTCTCGCCGATGCTGCCGCGCGACGTGTCCCACGAAGTCGCCTTGGGTCTCACGGAAGCGTCGAACGCCCTGAGCGTCGCGGTGACGCTCGACGAGGCGTTCGAACCGCAACGCGCCGAGGTGCTCCTTACGCGGGTGCGGGTGACGCGCGTGTCGTACGAAGACGCGCAAGCGCGCCTCGACGCGGGCGACGCGCTCCTCACCCTTCTCGCGCGCTTCGCGGCCGCGCGCCGCGCCGCGCGGGAAGCGGCAGGCGCGATCCTCATCGACTGGCCGAGCGTGCGCGTGCGCGTCCACGACCACGCCGTGCGCTTCGAACCCGAAGTGCGCCTCGAAAGCCACCGCGTCGTGGAAGAAGCGATGCTGCTCGCCGGGTGGGGCGCGGCCGCGTGGGCGGCCGAACGGCACCTCGCGTTGCCGTTCGTGACGCAACACGCGCCGTTCACCCGCCCGAACGGCGAAGGCTTGGCGTTGCAGTTCGCGCGGCGCCGCGCGTCGAAACGCACGACCTTCGCGTTCACGCCCGCGCCGCACGCGGGAATCGGCGTGAACGCGTACGCGCGCGTCACGAGTCCGCTGCGCCGCTACGAGGACCTCGCCGCGCACCAGCAACTGCGCGCGGCCCTCTTGGAGGAACGCGCGTCGTCCGGGCGGGACGCGCTCGCGCGCGTTCTCGTGGCAGACGCGGGCGCGAACGCCGTGAAGGCCGCGCAGCGCGACTCGACGGCGCATTGGACGATGGTGCACTTGCAGGCGCTCGACGCGTGGGAAGGCGACGCGCACGTCGTCGGTCGCCGCGGCAAGCGCGCCGTCGTGTTCGTGCCGGCGTTCGGCTTGGAAGTCTTGATGAAGCTCGACGAGCCGGTCGGATCGCACGTGCGCGTGCACCTCGACCGCGTGGACATCCCGAATTTGCGCGCGACCTTCCGCGTGGTGTCGAGCGAGGCGGCGTGA
- a CDS encoding DUF1788 domain-containing protein yields MRELTLPERLDRLKTALSDPAILKAQGLGNEIAFYIFDYDPQFEPTVTAHVQRLLERLEYEVLHVDLYRVCLEAIDARGLTQRALDLEAQKGSAALAKALHATLAPDKLARLIAEKVTPQHRLVFLTGVGAAWPLARSHALLNNLHALLDHVPLVTFYPGRYDGESLKLFSTFDDDNYYRAFQLVPRTTRSA; encoded by the coding sequence ATGCGTGAACTGACCCTCCCCGAACGACTCGACCGCCTCAAAACGGCCCTCAGCGACCCCGCGATTCTCAAAGCGCAAGGTCTCGGCAACGAAATCGCGTTTTACATCTTCGATTACGACCCGCAGTTCGAACCGACCGTCACCGCGCACGTGCAGCGCCTCCTGGAGCGCCTGGAGTACGAGGTGCTGCACGTCGACCTCTACCGCGTGTGCCTCGAAGCGATCGACGCGCGCGGCCTCACGCAGCGCGCCCTGGACCTCGAAGCGCAAAAAGGCAGCGCCGCGCTCGCCAAAGCACTCCACGCGACACTCGCGCCGGACAAGCTCGCGCGCCTCATCGCCGAGAAAGTCACGCCGCAGCACCGCCTGGTGTTCCTCACGGGCGTTGGCGCGGCGTGGCCGCTCGCGCGCTCGCACGCCCTGCTGAACAACTTGCACGCGCTGCTCGACCACGTGCCGCTCGTGACGTTCTACCCCGGGCGGTACGACGGGGAAAGCCTCAAGCTCTTCTCCACCTTCGACGACGACAACTACTACCGCGCGTTTCAACTCGTGCCGCGCACGACGAGAAGCGCTTGA